In one window of uncultured Draconibacterium sp. DNA:
- a CDS encoding efflux RND transporter periplasmic adaptor subunit, protein MNKKTLSSIIVLVAIVAFIVYTFIVVTKPEPVILQGEVEAQQYNIASKVPGRIQKVAVDRGQKVKKGDFIFSIDSPEINAKLANANAARTAASAQSRKAQNGAQQEDITAAYSTYVKAEAAAQFAEKTFARIQNLYDEGVVPAQKRDEVETQMKAARETANAAKAIWQKAEKGAREEDKTAAAAMVERADAAIAEVQAYLKETTINAIADGEVSGVNVEEGELVSTGFPVVTILDLNDIWVTLYIREDYMTHFKMGSVFKAVIPGLDGQEFDFKVKYISPSADFARWNATKTSGQFDLKSFEVEARPVNKIGGLRPGMTAVVTLPEMK, encoded by the coding sequence ATGAATAAGAAGACGTTAAGCTCAATAATTGTACTTGTAGCTATCGTAGCATTTATAGTGTACACATTTATCGTTGTAACAAAACCCGAGCCCGTAATTCTGCAAGGAGAGGTTGAGGCGCAGCAATACAACATTGCCTCAAAAGTTCCGGGAAGGATACAGAAAGTAGCTGTTGATCGTGGACAGAAAGTGAAAAAGGGCGACTTTATTTTTTCTATTGACAGCCCCGAAATTAATGCAAAACTGGCCAACGCAAATGCTGCGCGTACTGCCGCAAGTGCACAAAGCCGAAAGGCTCAAAACGGAGCGCAACAAGAAGATATTACAGCTGCCTACAGTACCTATGTAAAAGCTGAAGCAGCTGCCCAGTTTGCTGAAAAGACATTTGCACGAATTCAGAATTTATATGATGAAGGAGTGGTGCCGGCACAAAAACGCGATGAGGTTGAAACGCAAATGAAAGCCGCCCGCGAAACGGCAAATGCCGCCAAAGCCATTTGGCAGAAAGCTGAAAAGGGAGCCCGCGAAGAAGATAAAACCGCTGCTGCCGCAATGGTAGAACGTGCCGATGCCGCCATTGCCGAGGTGCAAGCTTACCTGAAGGAAACAACAATTAATGCTATTGCCGACGGAGAAGTGTCGGGAGTAAATGTTGAAGAAGGCGAGTTAGTTTCAACAGGTTTTCCGGTAGTTACCATTCTCGATCTGAACGATATTTGGGTTACACTTTACATTCGCGAAGATTATATGACTCATTTTAAAATGGGTAGTGTGTTTAAAGCTGTAATTCCTGGTCTTGACGGGCAGGAGTTCGACTTTAAAGTAAAATATATTAGTCCGTCAGCCGATTTTGCCCGTTGGAATGCAACAAAAACTTCGGGACAGTTCGATTTAAAATCGTTTGAAGTTGAGGCGCGTCCGGTGAATAAAATAGGAGGTTTGCGTCCGGGAATGACTGCCGTTGTTACCTTACCCGAAATGAAATAA
- a CDS encoding patatin-like phospholipase family protein: protein MKRSILTTYQLVAIVFLLLAVFPVYSQEENQTDKPKIALVLSGGGAKGLAHIGVLKVLEEAGIRPDIITGTSMGSIMGSLYAVGYTANELSDINKNANWDLLLTDKERLLSVAMDEKEETKKYLFDIPIREKRINLPAGVIDGQHLEAYFSELLWPLTEEEDFNQLPVPFHCMSVDMITGETVEHSWGDLVKSIRASMSIPTVFSPVQMDSMLLVDGGVTRNFPVQEAINMGADVIIGVYVGFQEDITADDIRSMTDILQRSIALGGIVDAKEQFSKCDVLIIPDLHDYSAADFVKGQEIQQIGEDAAREKWGEIEALADKYDLKFKAVNRIPQPEKIRVTGMEVTGLNYLSKNFVLSKSGIEVGNMVSSEDIKEAIDFMYGSMHFGKLTYSLKKDWNSEGYILVFHVKERPRAMVKLAPRYDDDLGVGITTNFTLRNMIAPATRMLISLNIAENPGMEMKLNKFVGKKQRLSDYFFMNTYSYKLPFYDDGKRLGNYKRGYFSGGYGLEYLFGLNHQFGGNAFYKYNRLTPRVDLQSIYPETDFDYLKSHDWGYQLYYKVNTTDDLYFPKRGIKLNIGFQHILSANSKMSLNTAEPRDYLIGEINDPYATLTIDHNWYQTFARKLTYNFEVGAGFSTEDSGANGIYMLGGSQFGPGKLQFKDLAGFNFAEIYTYNYAVAKSSLSWEIASGLYVTTKVNVAATANTYEDLFDHLAKQPFGDNIWGYSFGFKYDSLMGPMQLLISGNNQDNESRFHFSLGFPF, encoded by the coding sequence ATGAAAAGATCAATCCTCACAACTTATCAATTAGTAGCCATTGTATTTCTCCTATTGGCTGTATTTCCTGTTTATTCACAAGAAGAAAATCAAACAGATAAGCCCAAAATCGCTTTGGTTTTAAGCGGAGGGGGAGCAAAAGGTTTGGCGCATATTGGTGTGCTTAAAGTGCTTGAAGAAGCCGGAATACGACCCGATATTATTACCGGAACCAGCATGGGAAGTATTATGGGCAGTTTATACGCTGTTGGTTATACGGCGAATGAACTTTCTGATATCAATAAAAACGCCAACTGGGATTTGTTGTTAACCGACAAAGAAAGGCTGTTAAGTGTAGCCATGGACGAAAAGGAAGAAACAAAGAAATACCTTTTCGATATTCCGATACGTGAAAAAAGGATCAACCTACCGGCCGGTGTTATTGACGGGCAACATCTTGAAGCATATTTTTCCGAACTACTTTGGCCCCTTACTGAAGAAGAAGATTTTAATCAGCTACCTGTCCCATTTCATTGTATGTCGGTTGATATGATAACTGGAGAAACCGTTGAACACAGCTGGGGAGATCTGGTGAAATCAATTCGTGCCAGCATGTCTATCCCAACCGTTTTTTCACCCGTTCAAATGGATTCGATGCTTTTGGTTGACGGAGGAGTTACCCGCAATTTTCCGGTGCAGGAAGCTATAAACATGGGGGCCGATGTAATTATTGGTGTTTATGTTGGCTTTCAGGAAGACATAACTGCTGACGATATCAGGTCGATGACCGATATTCTGCAGCGGTCGATAGCTCTTGGTGGAATTGTTGACGCCAAAGAACAGTTTTCAAAATGCGATGTACTGATAATCCCGGATCTGCATGATTATTCAGCAGCCGATTTTGTGAAAGGACAGGAAATTCAGCAGATTGGCGAAGATGCCGCCAGGGAAAAATGGGGTGAAATAGAAGCACTTGCCGATAAATACGATTTAAAATTCAAAGCTGTAAATCGAATTCCGCAACCTGAAAAGATCAGGGTTACAGGAATGGAAGTAACGGGACTAAATTATTTGAGCAAGAACTTTGTTTTGTCGAAATCGGGAATAGAAGTTGGCAATATGGTGAGCTCAGAAGATATTAAGGAAGCCATCGATTTTATGTATGGCTCCATGCATTTCGGGAAACTGACTTATTCGTTAAAAAAAGATTGGAACAGCGAAGGGTATATCCTTGTTTTCCACGTAAAAGAAAGGCCAAGGGCTATGGTAAAGCTGGCTCCGCGCTACGACGATGATCTGGGGGTTGGGATAACCACCAATTTTACCTTGCGAAATATGATTGCTCCGGCAACACGTATGTTAATTTCGTTAAATATTGCCGAAAATCCGGGCATGGAAATGAAGTTAAATAAGTTCGTTGGAAAGAAACAACGCCTGTCCGACTATTTCTTTATGAACACCTACAGCTATAAACTTCCGTTTTACGATGACGGGAAACGTTTGGGAAATTACAAGCGAGGTTATTTTAGCGGAGGTTACGGGCTGGAGTATTTGTTTGGCCTGAACCATCAATTTGGGGGCAATGCATTTTATAAATACAACCGTTTAACACCTCGGGTGGATCTGCAATCGATTTATCCGGAAACGGATTTCGACTACCTGAAATCGCACGACTGGGGATATCAGTTGTACTACAAGGTAAATACAACCGACGATCTTTATTTCCCGAAAAGAGGTATAAAACTGAATATTGGATTTCAACATATTTTGTCGGCCAACAGCAAAATGAGCTTGAATACTGCAGAACCGAGAGATTATTTAATCGGGGAAATTAATGATCCTTATGCAACCTTAACGATCGATCATAACTGGTATCAAACTTTTGCCCGTAAGCTTACCTACAATTTCGAGGTGGGGGCAGGTTTTAGTACCGAAGATTCAGGTGCAAACGGGATTTATATGTTGGGCGGATCGCAATTTGGCCCCGGCAAACTACAGTTTAAAGATCTGGCAGGCTTTAATTTTGCCGAAATTTACACCTACAACTATGCGGTTGCAAAATCATCATTAAGTTGGGAAATCGCTTCGGGATTATATGTCACTACAAAAGTTAATGTGGCTGCCACTGCCAATACATACGAAGATTTGTTTGATCACCTTGCTAAACAGCCATTTGGTGATAATATCTGGGGGTATAGTTTCGGATTTAAGTACGATTCGCTAATGGGGCCGATGCAGCTATTAATATCGGGTAATAACCAGGATAACGAATCGCGTTTTCATTTTAGTCTTGGATTTCCGTTTTAG
- a CDS encoding LytTR family DNA-binding domain-containing protein, which produces MRVIIVEDELHNYRLLRGMVEKLRPEWQIVEWFESVKSTVAWLKSNPAPDLIFMDIQLTDGISFSIFDQVVVTSMVIFTTAYDEYALRAFQVNSIDYLLKPMKEEKLRLSIEKFEHMVSASNEKSESAPDYKELLQAITTGEKKYRKRFLISGATSYFKLDVQDVAWFYTENRVTTAVTFQGKEHVIDLTIEKLEEQLDPDLFFRTNRSSIVHIDAIRKFENHFGGKLILRLIPPFDEPITISRLKATEFKEWVGK; this is translated from the coding sequence GTGAGAGTTATTATTGTTGAAGATGAATTACATAACTATCGTTTGCTAAGGGGAATGGTTGAAAAACTTCGGCCCGAATGGCAAATTGTCGAATGGTTTGAAAGTGTAAAGAGTACGGTTGCCTGGCTGAAAAGTAATCCGGCACCCGATCTGATCTTTATGGATATTCAGCTAACTGATGGTATCAGTTTCTCCATATTCGACCAGGTAGTCGTAACCAGCATGGTAATTTTTACTACGGCTTACGACGAATATGCTTTGCGCGCTTTTCAGGTAAACAGTATCGACTATTTGCTAAAACCAATGAAGGAAGAGAAGCTGCGTTTGTCTATCGAAAAATTTGAGCACATGGTTTCGGCATCAAACGAAAAGTCGGAAAGTGCTCCCGATTATAAAGAGCTGCTGCAGGCAATTACCACAGGAGAAAAGAAATACCGGAAACGTTTTCTCATAAGCGGTGCAACATCATATTTTAAACTCGATGTACAAGATGTGGCCTGGTTTTATACCGAAAACCGGGTAACAACAGCCGTAACTTTCCAGGGGAAAGAGCATGTAATTGATTTAACCATTGAAAAGCTGGAAGAACAGCTTGACCCGGATTTATTCTTTCGTACGAATAGGAGTTCGATCGTGCACATTGATGCCATCCGAAAATTCGAAAATCATTTTGGAGGAAAGTTGATTTTAAGACTAATTCCTCCGTTTGATGAACCGATAACTATAAGCCGTTTAAAGGCAACCGAATTCAAGGAATGGGTAGGGAAATAA
- a CDS encoding glycosyltransferase family 2 protein: protein MKTSIIVCTYNEAETIFNVVASCCKHNPEAEVIVVDDGSTDGTENVLKTLVPHYHFEYLKLPENHGKSYAMACGVEFASNEIVLFINANLVHLRKDHFLAMLAPIQNQEADMVIGNPASFTINYGADPYESAMGEKAMLRADLLPILKDVKEIFFGVDAFFTIYYQALGKRVSYQALNDLEWAVRKSDSRKVKERHEDDKEIANAMISNFDLMIKRVQNNIQKSQNYTQSTISSVQLQLNKYMKHLRERITSVEPV, encoded by the coding sequence ATGAAAACAAGCATTATTGTTTGTACCTACAACGAAGCGGAAACCATTTTTAATGTGGTTGCTTCGTGTTGCAAACACAACCCTGAAGCCGAGGTGATTGTGGTTGACGACGGGTCGACAGACGGAACCGAGAATGTGCTGAAAACCCTGGTCCCTCATTATCACTTCGAGTATTTAAAGCTGCCTGAAAACCATGGAAAGAGTTACGCAATGGCCTGTGGCGTTGAGTTTGCCAGCAACGAAATTGTGCTGTTCATCAACGCCAACCTGGTTCATTTACGAAAAGATCATTTCTTAGCCATGTTAGCCCCGATTCAAAATCAAGAGGCTGACATGGTTATTGGCAATCCCGCCAGTTTTACCATTAATTATGGTGCCGATCCGTACGAATCCGCAATGGGCGAAAAGGCTATGCTGCGAGCCGATTTACTTCCCATTTTAAAAGACGTAAAAGAAATCTTTTTTGGGGTTGATGCATTTTTTACCATTTATTACCAGGCTTTGGGTAAAAGGGTTAGCTATCAGGCGCTAAACGATCTGGAGTGGGCAGTGCGCAAATCTGACAGCCGAAAAGTAAAGGAGAGGCACGAGGACGATAAAGAAATTGCCAATGCAATGATCTCCAATTTCGACCTGATGATAAAGCGTGTGCAGAACAACATCCAGAAATCACAAAATTACACCCAATCAACCATTTCAAGTGTTCAGCTGCAGTTGAACAAGTACATGAAGCACTTAAGAGAACGCATAACAAGTGTTGAACCGGTTTAG
- a CDS encoding sugar phosphate isomerase/epimerase has translation MKNRREFLKISTAGTVGVLALGTYACGSGGKKPVEQAAEVVKAATGMGVGLQLYSIRDAMAADAAGTLKKIADMGYKFVEMASYADGKFYGVAPKEFQKMVEDNGMKVVSSHTSVEAEGITTASAQIMADAHAEIGVEYCVQPWIEEKDRNIETYKRMIAEWNKVGEIMKNVGIQFGYHNHNFEFKPTDGMVPYYDVFLKEMDADLITMELDCYWAMKAGQDPVEMFNKYPGRFQLLHFKGMGDEVAEPFYTVDKDDIVSVGAGVADYKRIYDARETAGMKYFFVEDDNQGNGKPFEGVNVSIDNVKSKIFV, from the coding sequence ATGAAGAATAGAAGAGAATTTCTGAAAATTTCTACGGCAGGTACAGTAGGTGTTTTGGCACTGGGAACGTATGCTTGTGGCTCGGGCGGTAAAAAACCGGTTGAGCAAGCAGCAGAGGTGGTTAAGGCTGCAACCGGAATGGGAGTTGGCCTGCAATTGTACAGTATTCGCGATGCCATGGCAGCTGATGCCGCAGGTACATTAAAGAAAATTGCCGATATGGGCTATAAATTTGTTGAAATGGCCTCGTATGCCGATGGCAAATTTTATGGTGTAGCGCCTAAAGAATTCCAGAAGATGGTGGAAGACAACGGTATGAAAGTAGTTAGTAGCCATACCAGTGTTGAAGCTGAAGGAATTACTACTGCAAGTGCCCAGATAATGGCAGATGCACATGCCGAAATTGGTGTTGAATATTGTGTTCAGCCGTGGATTGAAGAAAAAGACAGAAATATAGAAACTTACAAAAGAATGATTGCCGAGTGGAATAAAGTTGGTGAGATCATGAAAAATGTAGGTATTCAGTTTGGTTACCACAACCATAACTTCGAGTTTAAACCAACCGACGGAATGGTTCCTTACTATGATGTATTCCTGAAAGAAATGGATGCAGACCTGATTACCATGGAACTGGATTGTTACTGGGCAATGAAAGCAGGTCAGGACCCTGTTGAAATGTTCAACAAATATCCGGGGCGTTTCCAATTGCTTCATTTTAAAGGAATGGGTGATGAGGTTGCTGAACCATTTTATACCGTAGACAAAGACGATATTGTTTCTGTTGGCGCTGGTGTTGCTGATTACAAACGTATTTACGATGCACGCGAAACTGCTGGTATGAAATACTTCTTTGTTGAAGACGATAACCAGGGTAACGGAAAACCTTTTGAAGGTGTAAACGTAAGTATCGACAATGTAAAATCGAAAATATTTGTTTAA
- a CDS encoding ABC transporter permease, with amino-acid sequence MDGKKRHPIFEVMIREARRIQQNPAYRFLLLIGPITGILLLFFIFQQGAAKRLPIALVDQDNSSLSVKVGNALNASPDVQIVTGSPDLFQAQEWLKQGLVQAIVVLPNDLEKKVFQGVEAPVPVYINGTNVTVAGVVQRSVLTTLNTLSAGIQLKKLALNGNNAQKAMARVVPVKIQKHVLFNPYTNYAYFLNSAMMYFTLFLFAFMSSVYTFGNELKRGTGLSLLEAGNNSVRMAIVGKLFPYTVIYSGFAMLIAYLLYVVEGMPLNGSFVIIFCGQFITILAYQMLGLIFVSLTKNLRLSLSVGSAYIMMGITFSGLTFPVEGMMPFVKGLTAIFPFTWWEKLFISQSLRGAPIKEALPYLCYIILFMLSGMAAFKMYKKSLSDPKHWGKQ; translated from the coding sequence ATGGACGGGAAAAAGAGACATCCTATTTTTGAAGTAATGATTCGTGAGGCCAGGCGGATTCAGCAAAATCCTGCTTATCGGTTTTTGCTTTTAATCGGGCCGATTACTGGTATATTGCTACTCTTTTTTATCTTTCAGCAAGGAGCGGCTAAACGATTACCAATTGCTTTGGTCGATCAGGATAATTCATCACTTTCCGTAAAAGTAGGAAATGCTTTAAACGCCTCTCCCGATGTGCAAATTGTGACCGGTTCACCGGATTTATTTCAGGCACAGGAGTGGTTAAAACAAGGTCTTGTTCAGGCAATTGTTGTATTGCCCAACGATTTGGAGAAAAAAGTATTTCAGGGAGTTGAAGCCCCTGTCCCGGTTTATATAAACGGAACAAACGTAACGGTTGCCGGAGTTGTACAACGTTCGGTTTTAACCACACTAAATACCTTGTCTGCCGGAATTCAGCTAAAAAAACTGGCACTTAACGGTAACAATGCACAAAAAGCCATGGCCCGTGTTGTTCCTGTGAAAATTCAAAAGCATGTCTTGTTCAATCCGTATACAAATTATGCCTACTTTCTTAACTCGGCAATGATGTATTTTACCTTGTTTTTGTTTGCTTTTATGAGTTCGGTTTACACTTTCGGAAATGAACTGAAACGAGGAACAGGGCTAAGTCTTTTGGAAGCCGGAAACAACAGCGTGCGAATGGCAATTGTTGGTAAACTGTTTCCGTACACCGTTATTTATTCTGGTTTTGCAATGTTAATTGCCTATCTGCTTTATGTGGTTGAAGGGATGCCCTTAAATGGCAGTTTTGTAATCATTTTTTGCGGTCAGTTTATTACAATTCTTGCCTACCAAATGCTGGGATTAATATTCGTTTCCTTAACCAAAAACCTGCGTTTATCGCTGTCCGTGGGGAGTGCCTATATAATGATGGGAATAACATTTTCAGGATTAACTTTTCCGGTAGAAGGAATGATGCCATTTGTAAAAGGACTAACGGCAATCTTCCCATTCACATGGTGGGAGAAACTTTTTATTTCACAATCATTACGTGGTGCACCAATAAAAGAAGCGTTGCCGTATTTGTGTTACATCATCCTATTTATGCTGTCGGGTATGGCTGCATTTAAAATGTATAAAAAGAGTTTGAGCGATCCGAAACACTGGGGGAAACAATAG
- a CDS encoding TetR family transcriptional regulator — protein sequence MARTTDQTKIERLKQSTMKMVVENGFGGASVALISKDAQVASGYFYMHYKGKYELVNTILQEVYSEVFGMFEKLIEQCNPFHETIENIIRHFVELANKEPIRVKFLYVLTNDYNFVIDKHIQENTQMLLEKLMELGRSSNDLDKTLIVSDLYLILIITTIQFINQKYRNNDRDIIAEEDIKHLLKLIFKFLK from the coding sequence ATGGCACGGACTACAGATCAGACAAAAATTGAAAGGCTAAAACAGTCGACAATGAAAATGGTGGTTGAAAATGGTTTTGGAGGAGCTTCGGTGGCATTGATTTCAAAAGATGCACAAGTGGCTTCGGGCTATTTTTACATGCATTACAAAGGTAAATACGAGCTTGTAAACACCATTTTACAAGAGGTTTACAGCGAAGTGTTCGGCATGTTCGAAAAACTAATAGAACAATGTAACCCCTTTCATGAAACCATTGAAAATATAATCCGCCATTTTGTTGAATTGGCAAACAAGGAGCCAATCCGGGTGAAATTTTTATACGTGCTTACCAACGATTATAATTTCGTAATCGATAAACATATTCAGGAAAATACACAGATGCTGCTCGAAAAATTGATGGAGCTGGGACGATCAAGCAACGATTTGGACAAGACACTCATCGTTAGTGATTTGTACCTGATATTGATAATAACCACCATTCAGTTTATCAATCAAAAATACAGAAACAACGATCGGGATATCATTGCCGAAGAGGATATTAAGCATTTACTAAAACTGATTTTTAAGTTTTTGAAATAG
- a CDS encoding TolC family protein encodes MKTIKQQKTVLLFLLLLAVGITVHGQSQDQLLSFDQAMQIMLEQNPALLRQKEEIRQKEYEIKSKKGLRLPQVSLNATAMAMSDPLHLDLTPVGEAISPLYETLGTYGVFSGVPNPDPATNALYPYLSDDMSTQVVRQQLLEGGEAIEAHDWDEIIQDKNFALLTASFAMPIYAGSKINGANQAAVVNLDISQQELRHTEGVLLTELVTRYYGLALGLQVEKLRKEMLKSMENHYNDAKKLYDNGMIAKLELLHAEVEKNEAEREVKQAVRNVEILRTGLRATLAADSLGHVIPANNLFINSELTGLAAWLDRAKELNPQLKQIQGKKELVEIKHRVEKNEYLPTIAAMGNYNIADKNFSPYMPEWELGIGMKWNLFQGMSRKNNILASETLHNQVEYAEQKANNDLEAYLVKLYNELQMQMEQKSELETTLELANEYRQSTEKAFNEGLATSTDVVEANTKVLQVKTLRLSVLYNYDVGLANFLQTAGVPEQYINFSSGDNTVTESL; translated from the coding sequence ATGAAAACAATTAAACAACAGAAAACAGTCTTATTATTCCTTTTGCTTTTGGCTGTGGGAATAACGGTTCACGGGCAGTCGCAGGACCAATTGTTGTCATTCGACCAGGCGATGCAAATAATGTTGGAACAAAATCCGGCACTGTTGCGCCAAAAAGAAGAGATCAGGCAGAAAGAATACGAGATCAAATCGAAGAAAGGCTTGCGTTTGCCACAGGTTTCGCTAAATGCCACAGCAATGGCCATGTCCGATCCTTTGCATCTCGATTTAACTCCGGTGGGCGAAGCCATCAGTCCGTTGTACGAAACACTTGGAACTTACGGTGTTTTTAGCGGCGTTCCAAATCCCGATCCGGCAACCAATGCACTTTATCCTTATTTAAGCGACGACATGAGTACCCAAGTTGTACGTCAGCAATTACTTGAAGGAGGCGAAGCCATTGAAGCACACGACTGGGATGAGATTATTCAGGACAAGAATTTTGCGTTGCTGACAGCGAGTTTCGCGATGCCAATTTATGCCGGAAGCAAAATAAACGGTGCCAACCAGGCTGCCGTAGTAAATCTGGATATTAGCCAGCAGGAATTACGTCATACTGAAGGCGTTTTGCTTACCGAGCTGGTTACTCGTTATTATGGTCTTGCTCTCGGGTTGCAAGTGGAAAAACTTCGTAAAGAAATGCTAAAAAGTATGGAGAACCATTACAACGATGCAAAAAAACTATACGATAACGGAATGATTGCAAAACTTGAATTGCTTCATGCCGAGGTGGAAAAAAATGAGGCCGAACGCGAAGTAAAGCAAGCCGTGCGTAATGTTGAGATATTGCGAACCGGTTTAAGAGCAACACTGGCTGCTGATTCGTTGGGGCATGTTATTCCAGCCAATAATTTATTTATAAATAGCGAGTTAACAGGTTTGGCAGCGTGGTTAGATCGCGCCAAAGAATTAAATCCTCAATTGAAACAAATTCAGGGGAAAAAGGAGCTTGTTGAGATAAAACACCGGGTAGAAAAAAACGAATATTTACCAACGATTGCAGCAATGGGTAATTACAACATTGCCGATAAAAATTTTTCGCCATACATGCCCGAATGGGAACTGGGAATTGGAATGAAGTGGAACTTGTTTCAGGGAATGAGCCGGAAGAACAATATACTGGCCAGTGAAACTTTACACAACCAGGTTGAATACGCCGAACAAAAAGCCAACAACGATTTGGAAGCCTACCTGGTAAAGCTCTATAACGAATTACAAATGCAAATGGAGCAAAAATCCGAATTGGAAACAACGCTTGAGTTGGCAAACGAATACCGCCAGAGTACCGAGAAAGCATTTAACGAAGGATTGGCAACCTCTACCGATGTGGTAGAGGCGAATACAAAAGTGCTGCAGGTAAAAACATTGCGCCTTAGTGTTTTATATAATTACGATGTTGGATTGGCAAACTTCCTTCAAACAGCGGGTGTTCCCGAACAATACATCAATTTCTCGAGTGGAGATAATACGGTAACCGAATCACTTTAA
- a CDS encoding histidine kinase, with protein sequence MKCLDLHNTKKQNLATRLPSYEPISIFGRFVIISILAVGVLHFISYVRAVPKGVDEKIPFVIYLVVILSFNGAAELQIALDNILERFLPVPKKIKLRLFLQISVGILFLYVAHRIIMYFVEPKLTIDNSRSGVILGVILGLVFVQMVANSLTIARFTQKWLDTQEQIAEMKREKLRMDYNSLQDQLNPHFLFNNLSVLKSLIIYNPEVAVEFTENFTDVYRYVLQSKDKRLVKLADELDFMKAYFALHKERLGEGINIENQVPGTILDKEIAPLTGQLLIENAIKHNITSRETPLEIKVFVKDDNLVVTNSLNRRDASYSTKTGLRNLVKRYEILTEKEIIVQYDEKCFEVKVPLL encoded by the coding sequence ATGAAGTGTTTGGATCTACATAATACAAAAAAGCAAAACCTGGCTACCAGGTTGCCCAGCTACGAGCCAATAAGTATTTTTGGACGCTTTGTTATTATCAGCATACTGGCTGTTGGAGTGTTACACTTTATTTCATACGTAAGAGCAGTACCGAAAGGAGTCGATGAGAAAATCCCTTTTGTAATTTATCTGGTAGTTATTCTATCATTTAATGGGGCTGCCGAATTGCAAATAGCTCTTGATAACATTCTGGAGCGTTTTCTTCCAGTACCTAAAAAAATAAAATTACGGCTCTTTCTTCAAATTAGTGTGGGAATATTGTTTCTGTATGTTGCTCACCGCATAATTATGTATTTTGTTGAGCCCAAACTGACTATTGATAATTCAAGATCAGGTGTAATTTTAGGTGTAATTTTAGGATTGGTATTTGTGCAAATGGTGGCCAATTCGCTTACCATTGCACGTTTTACTCAAAAATGGCTCGACACACAGGAACAAATTGCTGAAATGAAACGCGAAAAGTTGCGAATGGATTACAACTCGTTGCAAGATCAGTTGAATCCACACTTCCTGTTCAACAACCTTAGTGTGCTAAAATCATTAATAATTTACAATCCGGAAGTGGCAGTAGAGTTTACAGAAAACTTTACCGATGTGTACCGATATGTGCTGCAAAGCAAAGATAAGCGACTGGTGAAATTAGCCGATGAACTTGATTTTATGAAAGCATACTTCGCCCTGCACAAAGAACGGCTGGGTGAAGGAATTAATATTGAAAACCAGGTGCCGGGCACTATTTTAGATAAGGAAATTGCTCCGCTAACAGGGCAACTGTTGATTGAAAATGCAATTAAACACAACATCACAAGTCGTGAAACACCTTTGGAAATAAAAGTTTTTGTGAAGGATGATAATTTGGTGGTAACGAATAGTTTAAATCGAAGAGACGCTTCATATTCCACAAAAACAGGATTAAGGAATCTGGTGAAACGTTACGAGATATTAACAGAAAAGGAAATTATCGTTCAGTACGACGAAAAATGTTTTGAAGTAAAAGTGCCGTTGTTATAA